TCGGAAAACCGGACGCAAATTTTATCGTTCCGGCAATACTTGGCCAAATCCCCGATTTTGCCAGACCCCAATACGCCGGCCGAAGTCTATGGGAGGTATAAAAAGCGGGGACAAGGTCACCTTAGCAAACAGAAGGCTGGGAGCAGTCGTACGGAACGGAAGAAAGAACGGCTGGTAAACCGTCCAAATAAATTTGGTGTTTGCTTCATTCTCTTTCTTTGCTTTGTATCTTTCTTAAAAGCAATCATGAGGTTAGTGTACAcacgtttatttcttttttatttatttatttatttattttattttattttattttttttttttttttttcattacaatcACGTCGCGAATTTCCAATTATACATTCGACAGAATTGTACTTCATCGATCGACGATCGGTTCGAAACGACAAGTGTGCATAAACGCGACGAAACGTGTAAGGACGAAACCGTGTTAAGCTATGTGGAATACCCATAGAAGAAACTAGGTCAAGATGCAATTACGAGAATTATTCGATCCGATGGTGttcatttaagaaattttaacctCATCTTGCTAGTAATGTTTCCTTTCGGTGATGGATTCTATTCAAACCTTTTCGCTCTGCTCTTTCTTTcgcaatttgaatttgaattcgaTTTGTTCGAATAGTTGCTTTGTACGTAACCTGCGCTCTCGTAGCTTATCTATCGAACACCGGTTAACGTACTGCTAGTGGCATCTTACGAGCTTGCGTATTACTATATTGCTATACTATTAACGTAGTACGAGTGTAGtacaatcaatataattttacaaaccaGCGAAATTTTTGcttcttaatttttcgttgaatcgaaaaatagttgcaaaaaaatttcatttctggtTTGTTTAATGTAACAGTAGAtagtaatgttttttttttctttctatcttttcaCTTTACGATCAATCTATGTATATACTGTCGTTATTCCTTCATTCTCTTTCATTCTCCTCTTTTCTGTCGAATAACATAAACTTACATAAATTCCGGGAACAAAAAGTACACGGAAACTTATCTAGATCTTGGAATATtcgtgtttgaaaaatttataagtaaatagaGAGAACatatatggaaaattatcgcgatatataaaaaaatattttttaaagaaacgtgttaaaacatatttatataaatataaataaatcgaattttttacgTGAACATTCTCCGTGACCTTTTTGACCTTTCTCGAAACAAAACGTAGAAACATGAAAACAGTTTAAATGTGTTCAGAtacgaatgaaagaaaatgctTAAACTAAACGATCCTATTCGActgtttatatatagaataatggcATCGTTGAGAAGTAAACTGTTGAACACAGTGATGGACCCTGTTCCCACGAGTACGCACAAAGTCACCGTGGTCGGTGTAGGTAACGTCGGTATGGCTTGTACCATCAGTCTTTTGGCGAAAGTAAGTTTCTTTGTTTTCCTCCCTATGATacacatacgtatatatattcataattgaaaaatcttattcCTCCCGTAATATTTTCCGCATTTCATTATCGCAGAATATTTCGAGCGACTTGGCGCTGGTCGATATGATGGAGGATAAATTAAAGGGAGAGATGTTGGACCTACAACACGGCAGCTCGTTCTTGAGGAACGCGAAAATCAACGCGAGCACGGATTACTCTATAACTGCGAATTCGAGCGTGTGCATAGTGACAGCCGGTGCTCGTCAAAAGGAGGGCGAGACGAGGCTCGATCTCGTTCAGAGAAATAcggatattttcaaaaagattattCCCGAGTTGGTGAAATACAGTCCGAACACGATCCTCCTTATCGTCTCGAATCCGGTCGACATTCTCACCTACGTCGCGTGGAAACTTTCCGGTCTTCCAAAGAATCAAGTGATCGGAAGTGGCACGAATTTGGACTCGGCCCGATTCCGTTTCCTCTTGTCGGAGAAATTGAAAGTCGCCCCTACGTCGTGCCACGGTTGGATGATCGGGGAGCACGGAGACTCGTGTGGTACgtcgatatatttcaaaattgatttttctttaacgatCCGTCGTGATAACGCGCGAAAATCGAATCGTTATCGCGattcttgaaatttgtttaaatgcaCGCGAGCCACGAGTGAAAGCCGCGTGTTCGTTTCTAATCCAAGATGTTTAATACGTTCTCTTCAGTACCGGTATGGTCGGGAGTGAACATAGCTGGAGTGAGATTGCGCGATCTGGACGAAACTGTTGGCACGGAGGATGACAAGGAAAATTGgaacgagatatataaaaaggTCATTGGATCCGCCTACGAAGTTATCAAGCTAAAGGGTTACACATCGTGGGCCATTGGCCTGAGCGCTGCCCAAATCGTCTCCTCCATATTGCGAAACTCGCAACAAGTTCACGCCGTGGCTACCCTGGTTACCGTAAGTCGATAACTCTTCTTGCACAAACCGTGATGCGCGTGATACCCCGCGTGTATCGTATTACGAAACGTcgctcgagaaagaaaaggaaaaaaattgtttcctcGTTGTTTAAACTCGTGGATACAATCGTTCGTTTTGGCCGAATGGGAATGTGACACGATGCTTTTTTCAGGGTATACACGGGATCAAAGATGACGTGTTCCTGTCTTTGCCCTGCTCATTGGGCGAAAACGGTGTCAACACTATTATCCAACAAAGCTTAACGGAGGAGGAGACGCACCTTTTGCAAAAATCGGCTCAGACGATATACGAAGTCcaaaaagatttgaaattataagtaattcgCGTCTCGTGTATGTTTTATGCGTGAATAACAGCATGTTCTCTCTATAATGATCCGAATCCGTTCATCGTTCGttcattcaattttgtttatatacatacgaaatattgttttttaaaaacaccTTTTTTTCACTACATTTATTGCTTGTTCAACTTAACTTTGTAAGTTAACgagtagatttttttaaaatttattatataaactgcgtaaaatcgatatttaaaaatgttgtattaaaactacttaaattaaaaactatttaaattttataataataataataatattattgaatattttctacatacacacaaatatatacatacacacatacacacatacacacatacacacacaaacacacacacacatacatatatatatagaacaaaaattcattttgagtgttattgttattgcaataataagcatggttttttatatatttaaaaaaagaatgtataaGTTCCTTGATCATAAAGTATTACCATGTATTGTTgatattttgcattatttgtgaaaaaattctatcgaatctacctaatttaattctataattcatatattccgattatattatatatacatatgttataTGACGTAATAGTTACATGTCATATGTATGTAGTACATATGATTTGACGTtagataagatattttatcgatataaatcgAAACACAAGTACGTACGTAAACGATTATCAATCACGATACGATATGAAAGATGaatttgtaacaaaaatttaaattcattcacgtaaatttaaattcattaacgtTGATCGAGAACATCGAGCGAATTTCCTTACCTACCTCGCaaaattttcgtataaaatcgtataaaaGAGATACCACGAATTGTCTTGtgtatttataacaatgtttcaataaattaataatactattattacaTCAAcggtgataaatttaatttaatattttcgaatctatttgataaaaattatattccatatttatCTCTATCatctttttatcctttttcttttttttttctttttcttttttttttctttttcccaccCCAAGGATCAATCGCAATCATGTGTGCACATTCGGTTCGTGCCTGTAATTCTGTAACCATGGATTGTTTAACAATTGgcaaatcgataaaaaaaaattggcaaatGGCGGTTTACTAGAGATGCCATGATTGCTAGCGACTTCTCTTTTGTGAAACGTCAATTAATGCGTATGCGATGTGACATTTTCCATGACAAAAAAATCACgggaaacgaataaaatcatCGGGTGAAAGTGTGAGCAATGGTTTTGTCGCGCATGCTGTCATCTTTGCCGCTACCCAAGTATCTGAAATGTTCGATACACTTGATATCGAGAAGAAATCTGTCCAATAAGCATTTCAATCGTACCTTACCGCCAACGATATTAAAGGATATCTTCGGTGGGAACGTTAAGAAGAAAGTAGCGTCCGCTGATTTCGGCAAGGACGCCAGCGCTGGATCTGATTTTCAGAGAGCGGTCAGTTTCGTGTAAGCGGCCCGTTTTCTTCGTATACCTAACGCGGATCTATCTTCTGCTCTACTTCTTCCTACTCCAGCTGGCCGCTGTTAACTTCGATATCGGATGCGTcgagtttaaaatttcaatttcaatttaagattaaattcaaaattcagcGATCTAACATGTGGCCTTTTCGATCAACGTGGAAACGATGTTGAAtgagaatggaaaataaatttcaagtagTCAGGCAAGAGAAATTGGTccgtgaaattgaaattaatttgaataaagaagatttttatcgTCTCTTAAATAATTGCAAGATATTATTCGCGAAATTTAACGAACGATACAtgttttaatccttttttataatgttcgaaaataaatttatgcgaACAGATAAGTAAAGATGTTTAGgattttcgttatttaaaaatcacttTGTTAAAGTGTATTAAAGTGAATGCAAAAGTTTAATCACCGCTTAGAAAGGTGCTCGAACTTTACtcctaatttaaaattattttcttccaagCTTCATCAGATgattttccatcgatcgaatagagaaagagagagagagaataaagcAATGATTTCGATGCATCGAACGATACGTATCTTTGAACATTTTTACcggaaatttcttatttcagaCAACCATGTTTGAAGGAAGAGCTGCTGTGCAAGTTTTCGGAACCGGTGCAAGATTGTTGTCACAAAGTGACCGTGGTAGGATCCGGTATGGTTGGCGTGGCCATCGTGAACGCGCTTATCTTCCAGGTAAATCGGCTTCTTCTCTCCTATACTTGTTACCTTCGATTCGTGCGTACGTTACGAGGCtgagatttattattcgaacacGAGTGAAAGTGAGCACGCGTAACAACGAGGATgtatatcgaaaaatcgaaatattaattttgagaaatgtATTTTGCAATTCCCGCAGAAAATAACCGCGCATGTCGCTATGGTGGATGCGTTCCCGAAGAAATTGGAGGGAGAAGGGATGGATTATTGTCACGGATTGTCGCTTATAGAAAGCCCTCGTATAGATTTCGACACAGGTaacgtatacatacatacatacatatacatataaacagATTGAACAAATTATGATGGAGGATAGAGAAACGCGGAGAATGTTATTTCAGATTTCTGTATCACAAGCAACTCGAAGGTGATCGTATTAGCTGCTGGTGCTAGACAAATGAAGGGTGAATCGCGCTTGGACCTGGTACAACGAAATTCAGAGATTCTGAAAAGCATAATACCGACTCTGGTTGGTTACAGTCCAAACGCTGTGATCCTGGTCGTCAGTAATCCAGgtttgaagagaaaaagaagatttgtCGGGGAAAATGTTGGAACGCTCGAGAATTTTGCGGATTTTCGAAAACGAACTCTCAACTCGATTCGAGCCGACATTTTCTCGCGCGCGTCTAATCAAACGAAACGATCGTTGAAAATTGTTCTTATCTCTTCCCACTAGTTGACATTTTATCGTGGTTAACGTGGAAAATAAGCGGATTACCAGCAAGTCGAGTAATCGGAACAGGGACTCACGTCGATTCAGCAAGGTTTCGTTTCTTAATCGCCGATCGTTTAGGAATAGCGCCTAGCTCGGTCCACGCCACTATTATCGGCGAGCATGGGGACAGCCAGGGTGAGTTCGAAACCTGCCACGCtaaatttacgaaataaatttccagCCGATTCTAATTTTGAACGAGACCCGATCCGTATCACGTTTAAATCCGTTTCACGTTTCCTCCTAGTCCCACTCTGGTCTGGAGTAAATGTCGCGGGTGTACAGTTTCGCGACATTTTGCCCAATATCGGCCTCGAGACCGACGAGGAAAGATGGTACGAACTTTCCAAAGAGGTGGTCAGACTgtgagtgtatatatatatctactcTTCCCACCCGAAATTGCACGAAAGTTTTCGTCGAAACGATTACAATGTAACAATTTCGCTTTCGCTGTTCCAGTGGACCCACCGTTAGATGCCTAAAGGGATACACCAATACGACAATCGGGCTCGCTACTGCCGACATCGTGCGAGCTATTCTCAACAACACGCAGAGAGTTATGCCAGTTTCAACCTTGATTCAGGTATATAAGCTATTCATAAGAATTCTACGTTTCTTtccaaatctatatataaaacgagTAACGAAGGATTGAACGagtatcgtttcttttttctctctttttaggGTCATCACGAAGTTTGTCACGAAATGTTCTTATCTCTACCTTGTAGCATCGGTGAACAGGGAATCACGAATATCATACGGATGCGTATCACAGAATACGAAAAGAAACTATTCCAGACGTCGGCTAATGTTGTGTTCAATGTTCAAAAGGGTATTAAAGCTGtatgatttatctttttaataatatgtgaaTATCGTTCAATtgtatgcattttttttgtaaaaagtatCGTTCAATATATCACGTCTCGTAGCGCTTACGCTGTgttcttctttcgattctaTTGCTAGTAGTTTCACGGCTCGCTCCCGTCCATTATTTCCacgaaaggaataaaaaaaaaaatagaaaaaattatcgatcgctTCTCCGAACTAATTCGTCCGAGAAATCGCGATTTCGAAACACGAGGCAAACACGTGCGTAAACGTCTGTCctagtctctctctctctctctctctctctctcttctcgataTCTTTCGAAAAGATCGAAAATGATGGATTGGTCGATAAAAATTAGCCAAGCATTTTTTCGATCAGGATCGAAGGGTAACGCGGAACGAGAAGATTGGGTGGGTGCGTTCCTCTCGCGCGTGAAAAAAAGGCGACGGATGACCGGTGGATGGTATCGGAAGGCCGCTATTCCGCCGCAGGCTAGGCCGCGGCAAGGTGAGAGAAGAGTGTCGGAATTGGCCGCGAGATGTCGCGGTGAAATGCTCGGGCAAGGCGAGCCGCGGTGTTACGGCATTCGAACGACGGCAGTGCCGTAAAAacaacgttttctttttcgaggaaCACCGATCCCGCCTCCATTATCCGACTTTCCCACCGGATAAAATCGGccgaaaatttcgagaatcgaTCGTCCTTGCGTTCCTTCAACGCGAGgagaaagggggggggggggattaAAGCGATGCCTCGCTCGTATAAAAGCGAAGAGGGAAACGAATCCACGAAGCTGGCCAAGATCGTGGAAACAGCCGAGGCACGGTCGTCGATATCGAAGCGAAGAAGCGAACAGAAGCCAGGCCAGAAACGCTCTCCTTTTACTCGGTTCGAAAGCAGATCCATTCGAAAGGCGAGGCGTGTCatcgatttttaaacaattcttcGTGAATCGTATTCGCGCTCGCGACGAATACTTTTGTCCATTCGTTCGATACGCGTTCTCGAGACCGCGAAATCGTCAATCGGCGGCGAGAGCCGCGAAAGtacgaattttaatcgaaaagatcgaagaggaaggaaaaacgaaaaaaaaaacgcgaagAAAATCGgtatcgattaatattaatatcatcgtGATACGCGTGTCTCGAGAAATTTTCCGATTAATTTACGTCAATGGTAAAAGtccgatattattattggaagaaATAGGTCGATCAAAGCGGAGGAAATGGTAACGAAGGATGAAGgaaaaagggggggagggagaagaaaaaagtaagtatTCCGATAGGATGGGTAAAAGTGGAAGGTTATCGGACAGGCGTAGACGGCACTGAGGCCCAGGTGGAGGTGGTAGCCGGGCCCCATTCTCTGTTGGTCCTGTCGTCTGTCAGTGGAGCTCAGTCAGCAGACAGTCGGTCCGTCCGGTCAGCTGGTCCCGTCCAATCGTGTTAAAAGCTACCCGATGGTAAGCCGAAGGCGAAACACCCGATAGAACCCGGGTCAATCGAGGCTCGATCGTCAAGGATCGTCGAAGAGAAGACGGCGGCCCGCGCGCCGCATGTGCGCGAGTGTAAAAACTTCTCCACCGGAAACACCAACGACACGGTGCGAGGTACCAACTAAATCGAACGGCAGAGGAGCACGGAGTGGCGGAGGGAAACGAAGGAGGAAGATAGAAACGCGACTGTGGGGACTGTGTACACCTGGTCAGGCAGGAAATGACTATATCGTACGCGAGCGAAGTGCCAAATGGCTCCAGCTTCGGCTGCTTCTGGAGGATCTTGGTCAAGTGAgtgtcttttttccttcttcttctcctcctttctttctttccttttctctcgccGTTATTATTTCGCCACCTCGCGTCGTCGATTGAATATCGCGCGATAATTTCCCTCGCGAGCGATATCGCGATCGATCGCGATCGATCTCGCGACACCGTGACAGGTCGAACGGatccgccgccgccgccgccgcttcCTGCACGAGGCCTTAGCAACAAGTTCACCGGTATAATGGATCGTCCTCTCGAAATTCCGCCCGACACCGGTGGAACACCACTGCTCGCGCTATCCGCACTTTGTCCCTTCGAATCCGTCCCCCGAACGGAAAACGCGAGTTGTTCGTCGCGACGTTATCGTCTCGTACCTCGTCGTAGCAGCAACGGCAGTAGTGGTGGTAGTGGTAGTAGGTAGCAGTAGTAGTggtgtagtagtagtagtagtaggaAACACCGCGACGCGCTTACGTTACGAGCGCAATACGCGAAAAGGCGGTGCTCTCACTTTCCTCACGGTGGATTAATTTCACGGTGACCGCGAGAGAGGAGGCGCGCCGATCGATTCGCCGTTTTCTTCTtcgccgaaaaaaaaaaaaaggaaaggaaagagaaaaaaaagggaaaaaattctCGCGAAAAGATGgtccccccccccccaaaAGATTTGTCGCACGCGTGAATCGAAACAGAGGTGGTGTATACTTTCGACACGCGTGCGGCCGAGGCGAGCGTTCCACAAGATACTGGAGCATACGCTTCTAGACAGTTTACATAGTCGGCGTGCCATGTAAGACGAAGATATTGCGATATCGCGACCGGTGGTTCGTTGTGCAACGTTTAACTTTCGACTCGATGTATCGTGTTCTCGATTTAGAGCCTGGCTGGCTGCATaggggagaaggagaaaagagagagagagagcgatcgAGTCCTTGGACAAGGATTCTGCAAACGCACGTGcggaaaataaggaaaatcaACGATAACGTTTCCaatctccttttccttttccttttcttctcctcctttttcctctctcatTGTCTTTCCTCGACGTGTTTCGCAGATCGATTCGTAATCTTTACGAGCGTCACGTTAAACGTTAAACGAGGCGGTACGGGACGAGACAGAAATTGTcctgattttttttccctcagAACGTACGGTTATATGAATCACAGTAGCGGAGCACGTAAAACCCGCTAGCACAGAAATGGTGCTCGGTCAACGCTTGCCAGTATACGTTTTAAGGAAATAAGGTCGTCGATACATTGATTTTAGCCGTAACGACGCGCGCATTACGTGGAATATCGCCACGCTCAATATATCTCTACTACACCTCTGCCATCGAGATTTTCGTTCCAGTTGCCGGTTACATACGAATGAATACCGGTATTCACGCTGGCCAAGTTTCGCgcctcttattatttattttaaccatcgatcgattattaaaatcgacgagaaggggaaggaaatctatacttttttttattttatccgtgTTTCACGCAAATGTTTCGTCGattcaatattctaaaaaaaaaaaaaaagtagaaaaactTGACCAATTTCCGCGTGGAAAAACCACGGGGAAGAGGTTTGTTGCTCGAGTTTCCTCGGAATCTCGGGGGATATCGATGCTCGCAGAGAGCAGATCGCGCCAAGTTATACAATGATCCTTATGTAAATCTCGTAGCGTCCGAACGGTTGAACACGGGTTCGTCTAGCCGGATAGTCGAAACGAGGTGGCGTGCAGGATTATTCCGAGAAGGGAAGAGGGGAGAGCAGAAGGAGTCGGGTGATCGAGTACCGTGGTATCCGTTCAACGGTATCGCGACGTAGCAACGCGCATCTCCGAGACTGCGAGAAGCTCGGATCCGCGACTGTCAAtaaacggaggaggaggagggaagacgTCGCACGTGTGGAATCACGAGTCGCGATAAAAGTCGTGATAATTGGTATTCGGAATGCACGGggaaagataaataatgattCGTTCCCGTTGAttcggaaaggaaaggaaaggccTGGCCGATTGTCGATCGGAGAGCTGTTaataaaggagagagaaaaaaaaaaaaaaaaaaaaatgggatgACGCAAGGCTGCGAATCGTCGCTGcgaattcctcctcctcggttGTTCGTGAAAATGCATAATCTCAGCCAGGATAACGCACGATTTATAACGTCCTTGCCGAGACTCGTTTATTGACATTTGCACGACCTTTAGGTGCGGCGTTGGTGGATCCTCCGGTGATAATCTCGGTTTCTCCCAGGACTGCGGGAGCCAAGTTGAAAACGGCCTTAACGGCTTTCACGTAAGATCTCGCTTTCCTAAGGCTCGTTACACGCATGGCGCGCACGCGCGCGCCGTCCAACAGACAACCACGTATCTATAAATAACCAACAACTTCCACAAATAGAAAACGCTTTTGTGATAGCACGCGCGACAATATCCTTCGATATCCTCCGAGCTGGATCCGATATAAATTGTACACGGcgctcgattcgaaaaattggcAACCCGCGACAACCATTCCGCTCCCTCGACTCGTTTCCTTCGATTCGAGCCCGGTTTCCAACCGTGCCGTGCGATTAGATTCCATGGCacacaatttttcgaataaatacacATTTCTTAGTATTTCGAAGATTAGGAAGAGAAGAGGGAGGATCCGTTCCTTTCCGTGGAGCAACGGGATCGCTGGGTGGATAAAAAAAACGAgacaaaagataaaagaatagaGTACGCGGTAGTAGTAATCGAGGCGAGGAAGGAATTTTTCAATCGCGAGATACGCGATTCTCGATATCGGAGCGTTTCATGCGGCTTAGATGCAACCGGCACGCAACGCAAGCGTCCTTTTTCTCGTGCAAGTCTTCCGGAACGGTCCATATCAGCTTTCCTATCCAACCTCGTCGCCAGACAAAGAGAACACGACGATCGCGGATCTATAAATATCCGAGAGAGTCCAGAAACGCATCTATAAATATCGGATCAGCGCACAGGCCAGGAATAGAGAGAAAATCGCGGCTAATTTTCCATCGGAATAGCAATCAACGGCCGTGTACGCGTTCTCCGGCCTGTCGAGGAGATATGCctcggggaggggaagggaagagggaggggaggaggaggaggaggggga
This genomic interval from Apis mellifera strain DH4 linkage group LG7, Amel_HAv3.1, whole genome shotgun sequence contains the following:
- the LOC411188 gene encoding L-lactate dehydrogenase isoform X1, encoding MRIMASLRSKLLNTVMDPVPTSTHKVTVVGVGNVGMACTISLLAKNISSDLALVDMMEDKLKGEMLDLQHGSSFLRNAKINASTDYSITANSSVCIVTAGARQKEGETRLDLVQRNTDIFKKIIPELVKYSPNTILLIVSNPVDILTYVAWKLSGLPKNQVIGSGTNLDSARFRFLLSEKLKVAPTSCHGWMIGEHGDSCVPVWSGVNIAGVRLRDLDETVGTEDDKENWNEIYKKVIGSAYEVIKLKGYTSWAIGLSAAQIVSSILRNSQQVHAVATLVTGIHGIKDDVFLSLPCSLGENGVNTIIQQSLTEEETHLLQKSAQTIYEVQKDLKL
- the LOC411188 gene encoding L-lactate dehydrogenase isoform X2, producing MASLRSKLLNTVMDPVPTSTHKVTVVGVGNVGMACTISLLAKNISSDLALVDMMEDKLKGEMLDLQHGSSFLRNAKINASTDYSITANSSVCIVTAGARQKEGETRLDLVQRNTDIFKKIIPELVKYSPNTILLIVSNPVDILTYVAWKLSGLPKNQVIGSGTNLDSARFRFLLSEKLKVAPTSCHGWMIGEHGDSCVPVWSGVNIAGVRLRDLDETVGTEDDKENWNEIYKKVIGSAYEVIKLKGYTSWAIGLSAAQIVSSILRNSQQVHAVATLVTGIHGIKDDVFLSLPCSLGENGVNTIIQQSLTEEETHLLQKSAQTIYEVQKDLKL
- the LOC411187 gene encoding L-lactate dehydrogenase translates to MVLSRMLSSLPLPKYLKCSIHLISRRNLSNKHFNRTLPPTILKDIFGGNVKKKVASADFGKDASAGSDFQRATFLPEISYFRQPCLKEELLCKFSEPVQDCCHKVTVVGSGMVGVAIVNALIFQKITAHVAMVDAFPKKLEGEGMDYCHGLSLIESPRIDFDTDFCITSNSKVIVLAAGARQMKGESRLDLVQRNSEILKSIIPTLVGYSPNAVILVVSNPVDILSWLTWKISGLPASRVIGTGTHVDSARFRFLIADRLGIAPSSVHATIIGEHGDSQVPLWSGVNVAGVQFRDILPNIGLETDEERWYELSKEVVRLGPTVRCLKGYTNTTIGLATADIVRAILNNTQRVMPVSTLIQGHHEVCHEMFLSLPCSIGEQGITNIIRMRITEYEKKLFQTSANVVFNVQKGIKAV